GCCCTCGCCGCCGCCAACAACGCCGTGTCGGCGGCAAAAGCCGCCGCTCAGGCCGCCGCCGCCAACGTTGCCCTGCTCGAGTCCGGCCCCACCGTCGAACAACTAGCCGTCGCCCAAACCGTCGTAGACAAAGCCCAGCTTGCGGTGGACGCTTTGCAGGAGACTTACGACGATCTATCAGAGGCGGCCCAGGACTCGGCCAGCGGCAAATCCCTCAAACAGCAACTCGATCAGGCAAAGGCCACCTTAGCCAACGCGCAAGCGCAGTACGACTTGATGAAGGCCGGGGCCAACCCCAAACAAATTGAAGCGGTTAAGGCGCAGGCCGAGGCGGCTCAGGCGCAAGCCGGCGCAGCGCAGGCGCAAGCAGACGCGGCCCAGGCCGCCCTTGCCGTGCTGGACGTGCAAATCGGCCGGCTGACGATCACTGCCCCTGCCGACGGCGTGGTGTTGTCGCGCGCCGTCGAACCCGGCTCGGTGGTATTGCCCGGCGCTACCATGCTCGTCGTTGCCGATTTGAGTCAATTACAGATCACCGTTTACGCTCCGGAAGATCGTTACGGCGGCATCAAGCTCGGCCAGACGGCAACCGTCACCGTGGACTCATTCCCAAACGACTCCTTCACTGCCACCGTCGTCCACATTGCCGACAAAGCCGAGTTCACGCCGCGCAACGTGCAAACTGCCGAAGGCCGCAAGACAACCGTGTTCGCCGTCAAACTTTCGATTGACAACCCCGAAGGAAAACTGAAACCGGGGCTGCCCGCGGACGTAGCATTCGGGAAATAAGGGAAAGCAAGGAAATGCAGGAAACGCCATCGCTTCCCTCATTTCCCTTATTTCCTTTGACTTTCCATGACGACTCTCGTTGACGCGCGCGGCTTACAAAAACGTTTCGGCGACACCAAAGCGGTGGACGGCGTAAGTTTAGCCGTCTCTGCCGGGGAAGCGTATGGCCTGGTGGGGCCGGACGGCGCCGGCAAGACGACGACGATGCGCCTGCTCGTCGGCGCGTTGAGGCTTGACAGCGGCTCGGTGTCTATCGGCGGGCGCGATCTGAGCAAACAGGGTGAAGAAGCGCGGGCGGTGATCGGCTACCTGGCCCAACGCTTCAGCCTGTACAGTGACCTGACGGCGCTGGAGAACTTGCGCTTCTTTGGCGAAGTGCGCGGCCTGAGAGGCAAAGCGTTTGAAGAGCGCGCCGCCGAACTGTTCAAGTTCGTCGGCCTGGCCGGGTTTGAGGATCGGCTGGCGGGCAATATGTCGGGCGGCATGAAGCAGAAGCTGGGGCTGGCGACCGCTCTTGTTCATCGCCCACAGGTGCTTTTGCTCGACGAGCCAACCGGCGGCGTTGATCCGATTACCCGGCAGGACTTCTGGCAGTTGATCATTCGCCTGCTGACTGAGGAAGGCGTGGCCGTCATCGTCAGCACGCCTTACATGGACGAAGCGGCCCGATGCAACCGGCTGGGCTTCATGTATCGAGGCCGCCTTCTCAGGCAGGGCGCGCCGCGTGAATTGACGGCGGGCATGAACGGGCGGGTGCTGGAACTGACCGCGCACCCGAAAGACAAAGCGCGCCAGGTGTGTTTGGCCGACCCGGACGTGGAAGACGCTCTGGCCTTTGGCGACCGTTTCCACTTGAGAGTCGGCCAAACCGAGGGGCCGCTGGCGCGATTGCCGGGCGCGCTGAGTCAGGCCGGAGTCAAGGTGGATCGCCTGCGCCCGATCCTGCCCAGTTTGGAAGATGCGTTCATTTCGTTGCTGGCGGCCCAAACTTGAAAAAGGGGCTCTACCAAGTTTAACGTGAAAAGAAATTTGGGACGCAGACGCTTCGTGCGCTGATTTTCGCTGATAAAAAAGAAAAATCTGCGTTCATCTGCGCAAATCTGCGTCCCATTTCCCGTTAAAGCCGGGAGACCCGAAAAAGGAAATCAGGGAAACGAAGGAAATGTCATTTCCCATGTGGCCCTGGAATTGAAGCCATGTCAGACGTTACCATCGAAGTTCACAAGCTCACTAAGAAGTTCGGCGACTTCACCGCCGTTGACGGCGTGTCGTTTGAAATTGGGCGCGGCGAGGTGGTGGGCTACCTGGGGCCGAACGGAAGCGGCAAGACGACGACAATGCGGATGTTGCTCGGCTTGCTCCAGCCAACGGCGGGCGAGGCCAAAGTGCTGGGTTACGACATTCGCAAGCAGGCCGAATCGATCCGCCCGCTTGTGGGTTACATGAGCCAGAAGTTTGCGCTCTACGAAGACCTGACGGTGCGCGAGAATTTGGTGTTCTACGCCGGCGTGTATGGCATGAGGCCGGAGCAATACCGCCCGCGAGTGAAAGAGGTGCTGGCGTTGATCGGACTCGCCGGGCGTGAAAACGAACGGGCCGGCGAACTTTCCGGCGGCTGGCGGCAACGACTCGCTCTAGGTATTGCCCTGATTCACAACCCCCAACTTTTGTTCCTCGACGAGCCGACGAGCGGCGTTGACCCCTCGGCCCGGCGCGAGTTCTGGGATTTGATTTACACGCTGGCGGAGCAGGGGGCGACTGTTTTTGTCAGCACCCATTACATGGACGAGGCTGAGCATTGCGGGCGGCTGGGCATCATGTACAACGGCAAGTTGATGGCAATGGACACGCCGAGCGCGCTCAAGGCTTCGCAACTCAAAGGGCCGGCCTGGAATGTTCTGGCCGACCCCCTGATTCCGGCGTTGGATGCGTTGACGGCGACCCCCGGAGTTCATCGCGCCGGTTTGCTGGGCGATTATCTTCATGCGATCACGCTTGGCAACGCTCACACCGCCGCGAGTCTGCAAGCGGCGTTGGCCGGGCGCGGCATTACGGCCACGGTTGAAGAGGCCGAGCCGACGCTGGAGGATGTGTTTGTGGAGTTGGCGGGGAGGGGCGCAAGTATTTGACCGGATGCGGCCCGTTCGCGCCTGGGAGCGCGAACTCTTCAATAAAAACTAACAGGGCCATCATCATGATGGCCCCGTTTTGATTCTGGCGGCTTACGGCACGGTGTAGTAAAGGACAAGCACCGGCCTGCTCGACGAGGTGGCATGGTTGCCAGTGTTGAAGCTCATGTAGTCTGAGCCGAGGTCGTCGTTGTCGTCCAGGTTGAAATAAATCTTGAACTGCGTCCGGCCGGCTCGGTTGACGGCGGCGTTGCCGGTGCTGTTGAGAAAGCCGCTCGACCACTGGCCGTTGCTGGCCGGGTTGCTCATGCTGGCGACTTGGGTGGTGGTGGAGGCGGCCTGGAAGTCGCCGGTTTGTAGTGTGTTACTGCCGCTGTACGCGCCCGTGACAATATCTGCCCACAGCGTGCCATGTGTGTTGAAAGGTGTGGTGCCGGTGACACTGGCCCGTTGCATTCGCACTTCGGCGCTTCGGACGGTGGCGTTGTCGGGCAGGGGCGTGCCGGTATCGAAACTCAGGATCGTCTTGTACTGTTTGTCGGCGGCGTCATCACCAACGCGCGTCGTCGTGGCCGTGCTTGAAATCGAACCGCCAACATTTGAAGTCTCGGTCGACTCAAGAACGTATCCGTCTTCTGTGGCGATGACGTTGACGGTGATGGTGAGCCACGAAGGCACGGCGGTGTGCGCGGCAGAGACTTTGCCGGCAGAGTTTTTGGCCAGCACGATGTAGTAGTAGGCGGTACTGGCCGCGCCTACGTCGGTGTAGGTCTGCTGGTTGTTGGCGTTGCCGAAGTTCGAGGGGTTGATGGAGGCGATGAGCGCGCCGGGGCCGGGCGTGAACGACGACGAGGTGCTTCGGTGAATCTCATAGGTCGTCGGCAGTTCGCGGCCAGCGCCGGTGTCGGTGGTCACCGGAGTCCACTTGAGCAGAACGTCGTTGCCGGGGACAGTGACGGTCAACCCTGAGATGGCGGACGGCGTTTCAACTTTGGTTTGTTCCAGCAAGACCACACCCCACGTCGGGTTCACCGTCACACTGACCAAACCGCCGGACACTGTAAAGGTGCTTCCAGTGAGTCCATCCACCAGCACCGTGCCGTCGGGCAGGTTGTAGGGCGAAGCGTTGAGGCCGGTGAAGGTTGCGGTATGGGCCGCGCCGTCGCGGTTGAGGGCGATGAGGGCGGTCTGTGAGCCGTTGGTGCGGGCGAAGCCGTAAAGCTTGTTGGCGTCGTCAATGATCAGGCCATGTTGCGCGTCGCCGTCTTGCAGGGCGCGGTAGCTCAAGCGCAGGCTCGCCATTTGGCGGGCGAAGCTTTGCAGGCCGGTGACGGCGGTGTAGGAACTGCCACTGGCGTCGGGCCAGGGGAAGGGCGCGCGGTTGTAAGGATCGTCTTCCCACTTGCCGCCGGAGAACACCCCGTCGTGGCTGAGGCCGATCTCGTCGCCGTAGTAAAGCGTGGGCGCGCCGGCGTAAGTGAAGGCGAATATCCACAACTCTTTCATCCGCTGTTGAGCGGCGCTGTCGTTGTCGTTGTTGCTCTTCTTGAGCAGGAAGCGGATGCGGTTGGTGTCGTGCGAGCCTTCGAGATTCATCATGGCCTTGAGCGCCATCGGCGGATAATCTTCGGCAATGGAGCGCAGGCGGGCGTTGAACTGCGACGGACTGATGTAGCTGATCGAGCCGCTGGAACTGCCGCCGTTGCTGTCGTTGTCGTCGAACGACGTGCCGCCGGTGCAGCCGTTGCCCGAACAGCCGGTGAACAGCCAGCTCATCACCGCCGAGCGGAAGCGGTAGTTCATCACGCTATCCCACTCACTGCCCAGCAACCAGCCGCTGGCGTCGCCCCATTCTTCGCCGAGGGTGATCACATCACTCTTGCCGGTCACGCCGCTGTCGCGCACGGCGGCGCGGAAGCCTTCCCAGTAATCGTTGCTCGGGGCGCAAGTCAGGCCGCAGTCCACGTCCGCGCCTACGTCGAAACGCCAGCCCCACGCGCCCTGCTGAGTCCAATACGGGCCGACTGAATTCAAACCGTTGGCCCAGATCAAGTTGCGAACGGCGGTGATGTTGGCTTGCAGTTTCGGCAGGGACGAGTAGCCGTACCAGGCTTCGTAAGATTGCGGCGAGTCGTTGTTGCAATAGACGACGGTTGTGCCATCTTTGCCGGGGTTGCCCGTGTCGGGGAAGTAGAACCATGAGTAGAAGCTGGAAGCGGCGGCCTCACACGCGCCGCTGTTGTCGTCAACCCCGGGGCCGGCGGGGCTGGTGAGGTTGCCCGCCGCATCGTAGCGGCTGTAGCGATCAAAGTACTTGCTGTCCGACGAGGTGTGGTTGAACACGCCGTCGAGGATGATCTTGATGCCGTGGGCGTTGGCGGCGGAAGCCAGACTCTGGAAGTCGGCCAGCGTGCCGAAGTCCGGGTCAATGACCATGTAATCGGCGGTGTCGTATTTGTGATTCGACGGCGAGCGGAAGATGGGGTTGAGGTAGAGGACGGTGACGCCGAGGGTGTCGAAATAACCCTCGTTGACCTTTTGCGTGATTCCGGCCAGGTCGCCGCCGTAGAAGTTGTCGCCATATTTGCTATCACACGAGGGCACGTACGTGTTGCGCGGGTCGCAGAGCGTGTAGTTCCAATTGGCCTGGTTGGAGCGCACGATGGAGCCGCCCGGCGTGTTGTATGAGAAGCGCCCGGCAGGCGGGTTATTGCCAGAGTTCCCGTCGCGGAAGCGGTCGGGGAAGATTTGGTAGACGATGCCGCGTTGCATCCATTCCGGCACGGCGAAGGCCGGGTCGTAAACGGTGACCTGGTACGAGTTGTTGTAAGCCGTCGTTTGGTTGGCTTCACCCACGCCGTAGCCGCCGCCGTAAAACTTGGGATCGTCATCACGATAGAAGGCGGCGGCTGTTCCATCCGTTGCCTTGAAGACGTAGTAATGAATGGTGGGCGATGCGCCGACGGCCAGATCGTATTTCCAATTGGTGACGCCGCCGAGCGTGGCGTCACTGCTGTGGCTGTCGAAGGTGAGCGAGGCGATAGTTTCAGCGTCGGTTCGATCATTCCATAAACGAATGCTCGGCGTCGCGCTCAAGTCGTCCATGCATACATCGTGGTGCTGTCGGTGGTGTCGGTGCAGAAGGCGGTGAATTCGTAGAGGCCGACGCCCGGCGTGACCGTGCCTTTGTATTCGTCGTTGTTGCCGACCTGGGTGTTGAACGTCATCGGCGTGTCGGTGGTGTTGCTCCATGTGCCGCCGAAGTAAGGGACGGTTCCCCAGTGAAGAGAGCAGGTGATGTTGGCTCCTTGCCCCGGCGCTTCGGTGACGCCGGCTTTGTAAACCTGGACGTACACGGTGAATGAGCCGCCGCTGGTGATGGTGTTTGACGAACCGCCAGCCGGGAACATACTGCCTACCCAGCCCAAAGTGGCCCCGGCAACGTAGACGTTGCTCAACGACAGGACCAGCACGAGCAGGACTGATGACAAACGGACGATGGTATGAAGGCGAGATTTCATGATTTCTCCATTAGGTGGGTGATGGATTGAGAGCTTATTTTGGCTTTGAGCAACCGCAGGGCCGTCTCGGCCAACATGGCTGTGCCGACCGGAAGCGCATCTTCGTCTATGTCCCAGTCCGGTGTGTGAACATAGTGCGGCTCGCCGCCAGGCTCCTTAGTGCCCAGGCTGAACATTGCGCCCGGCGCGAGGCGGGTCATGTAGCTGAAGTCTTCTGCGCCCAAAGTGCGCTTCGATTTGCCCAGACCGTTTTCGCCCAGCAGGTCAGCGCTTGCCTGGCGAATCTGGTCAACAACTTCGGCATCGTTAATCATCGAGGGGTAGCCGCGCTCGATGTCCAGCTTATAATCGCCGCCCAGAGCGCGGGCAATCTCCAGGCACCGCTTCACTTCGTCAATCAACCGCTCGCGCACCGTGTCGTCCATACTTCGCAGCGTGCCTTCGATGTAAATTTCGTGCGGGATGACGTTGGAGGCGGCGCCCCCTTGAATCACGCCTAACGATAACACCGACGGCTGAAACGGATCGATCCGGCGCGAGGGCACGGCATACATCGCGTTCAGCACTTGCGTGGTCAGCCAGATTGGATCGTTGGCCAGGTTGGGGTGAGCGCCGTGGCCGCCCTTGCCCTTGATCCACGCCCGGAACGAGTCCACCGCGCCGCTTACTTTGCCGGAGTCCACACTGATCTGACCGGCATCGAGCGTACCGTCCACGTGCAGGGCAATCACCGAATCCACGCCCTTCATCGCCCCGTCGTCAATCATGCGCGGCGCGCCGCTGATGCCTTCGTCGTCGGCGATTTCTTCCGAGGGCTGAAAGATCAGCCGGATTTGACCGGGAAGTTTTTCTTTCGCCAACAGCATCGCCACGCCCAACAGCATCGTCGTGTGCGCGTCGTGGCCGCAGGCGTGCATCTTGCCCGGGTTCTGCGATTTGTATTCGACCTCGTTGGCTTCCAAAATCGGCAGGGCGTCCATGTCGGCGCGGATGGCGACCACCGGGCCGTCGCCGTCGCCGATGTAGCCGACGACGCCGGTCTTGCCGACTCCGGTTTGACATTCAACGCCCAACTCACCCAGCGTGCGGGCCACGAGGTCGGCGGTCTTGAAAACGTCGAAGCCGAGTTCGGGGTTGCGGTGGATGGTGCGGCGAAGTTCGATGAGGCGGGGTTTGAGGGTTTGGGCTTTGTTGAGCATAAAATCTCCTGGGCTAATCAAATGCACAACCCTTGTTTTCATCGGATAAGAAACGGAAAAACGGATAGAGCGAGTGTCGGCATCCGTTTTCCGTTTGAATGATCCGTTGAAAGTCAGATGGGTTAGCGCGCATGCAAACCAAGCATGTAGTAGGCTTTGGCCTTCAAGAGCGCGATCTGATCGCTCTCTGCCAGCAAATCATCTAGTTCCGCTTTGAGCGGGCGCGACAGTTGCTTTTCCCGATTCAATTTCAAAAGTTGCTTGAGCCGTTTGGCATGGCGGGGAGCCAACACCGATTCGGCTAACGCTCGAAGCTCGGCTTCGTTCAGCCCGCGAAGAGGCTCCAGTTGTGGCGCGGGCGCATCAGCCTCTTTGAGGAGCGCGGAAGCCAGCTTCAGTTGTGAACGTTTTGGTAGTTGGCGAGCGGCTGTGAGGACTTGTTGAAAATCCAGCGTGATCATGAGATTTTCTCCAGAGCAATTATAGCCGACTCACGGGCAAAACTTCTTCGCCGCTTCCCAAAAGATTTTCATTGTTTCGACTGGAAACGGGCCGGCGGTGTCGCCCTCGCCGCCGCTGGTGGCGGTGGCGGCCCCCACCGGCTGATCCACGCCGGTTTGCAGGGCAAAGGTGACGACGTTATCTTCGGCGGTGGCCGGGCCGGGCCAGTCAACGGGCCGCCCACGCGAGTTGACGGCTGACACCACGATTTTACCATCGGCAAAACTTTGGCGGGTGAACGTGTCATCGCCGAGAGTCACTATCACATTTTGAAACGTCCAGATTTGCGACGCGGCGCGCACGCCGCCAAGATAGACGCGCACGGTGCTGGTGGGGTAATAGCCAAAGGCGCGCTCGACACGCACAATGTCGAGATAGGCCGGCAGGCCGTTGGCGTCGCCGAGCGGGTCGCCGAGGCTTTGGCTGATCACACTGCCGCCGGCATCACGAATTTCCTGCGCGCCGTTCGCCGGGTCGTAAACGAGCGTGCCGCCTGCATCAAAGTTAACGGTGACGCCGAACGACGAGGAAAGTTGAGCGTTGTGGATCAAAATGAGTTGGCGCGGGCCGGGAGTCAGAGTCCGAGGCCCATCAATAATCACTGGCCCAATCTTGGTGTCAATGACGAAGGTGAAGTTCTGCCAGTCGAAACGATACAGCCCAATTTCGGTTTTGGCGTCGGTGCGAAAGAGGCAGGTGTCGGGCACGGGCGTGGCCGTGGGCGGCGTGCGAGTGAGCGGGTGGACGGTGCCGAGCAGAGTTGGTGTGGCTTCGATGGCTGGTGGTTGGGGTGTTGGGTGGTTGGGTGGTTGGGCGCAAGCGGCTAGGATGACGAGGGACGAAAGACGAAGGACGAAAGAGAGAAAGCGCATATTCAATCCGCAATCCAAAATCTAAAATCGGTAGTGAGTATAATCGCGGAATGCGAATTTCATGGAAACAAGTTTTGCCATGGCTGGGGCGAGGGTTGATGCTGTGGGCGATGTTGCGGATGCCGACCGTGCCGCAACCGCTGATTGTGATTGGCGAGCCACAGACGGTGACGACGTTGCGCCCAAACGTGTGCGTCCACACCCGGCTGACGGACGAAGTGGAGGAGTGGAAGATTCAGCGCACGCTGATGATGGTGCGCGAGATGGGCGCGCCGTGGATTGTCGAATATTTCCCGTGGGCGTATTACGAAGGGGCGAGGGGCGACTTCGACTTTTCACACGCCGACATGGTGGTTGACCACGCCGAGGCTCAAGGGTTGACCGTCATTGCCCGGTTGGGCCTGGTTCCGGCCTGGGCCAGACCAAAGCCAGGCGTGCAGGAGACGACCGACACTTATCTCGACGAAGACCATTACGACGACTTTGCCAACTACGTGAGCAAGTTCGTCGAGCGTTATCGTGGCCGGATCAACCATATCATCATCTGGAACGAGCCGAATCTGTCACTGGAGTGGGGCTACCGGCAGGTTGACCCCGCAGGCTACGTGGCGATGCTGAAGCTGGCTTACGAGGCGGCGAAGGCGGCAGACCCTGAAGTGCAAGTATTAGCCGGCGCACTGGCCCCGACACTGGAGCCAGAAGGCTCACCCTGGGGCATGAATGATTTGCTGTACTTGCAGAGAATGTACGACGCCGGTTTTGCCGAGGCCTACGACATTCTCTCGGTTCACGCCTACGGCCTGGGCTACCCGCCCGACGAGCCGCCCGCGCCTGACTTGCTCAACTTCCGACGTGTCGAGTTGGTGCGCGAGATTATGGCGAAGAACAGCGATGGCGGCAAGCCGATCATGATCACCGAATCTGGCTGGAACGACTCGCCGCGCTGGAGCCGGGCGGTGAGGCCGGGCGCGCGGATTGATTACACAATCGGCGCTTACGCTTGGGCCGAAGAAAACTGGCCTGGTGTGCAAACCGTTTGTACCTGGGCCTTTCGCTTCCCGGCCCCGCTCTACACTTACGGCGATTATTATGCTTTTGTGACGCCGGACTTCACGCCGAGGGCGATTTATGAGGCGGTGAGGGAG
This window of the Chloroflexota bacterium genome carries:
- a CDS encoding efflux RND transporter periplasmic adaptor subunit is translated as MHPNPRRVIPVILLVAIAGLAYWWFNGRASAQTNELQASGTIETTEYIIAPEIAGRVIEVTADEGDAVTAGQTLVSLDASLLRAQRAQAEAALAAANNAVSAAKAAAQAAAANVALLESGPTVEQLAVAQTVVDKAQLAVDALQETYDDLSEAAQDSASGKSLKQQLDQAKATLANAQAQYDLMKAGANPKQIEAVKAQAEAAQAQAGAAQAQADAAQAALAVLDVQIGRLTITAPADGVVLSRAVEPGSVVLPGATMLVVADLSQLQITVYAPEDRYGGIKLGQTATVTVDSFPNDSFTATVVHIADKAEFTPRNVQTAEGRKTTVFAVKLSIDNPEGKLKPGLPADVAFGK
- a CDS encoding glycoside hydrolase family 13 protein, translating into MDDLSATPSIRLWNDRTDAETIASLTFDSHSSDATLGGVTNWKYDLAVGASPTIHYYVFKATDGTAAAFYRDDDPKFYGGGYGVGEANQTTAYNNSYQVTVYDPAFAVPEWMQRGIVYQIFPDRFRDGNSGNNPPAGRFSYNTPGGSIVRSNQANWNYTLCDPRNTYVPSCDSKYGDNFYGGDLAGITQKVNEGYFDTLGVTVLYLNPIFRSPSNHKYDTADYMVIDPDFGTLADFQSLASAANAHGIKIILDGVFNHTSSDSKYFDRYSRYDAAGNLTSPAGPGVDDNSGACEAAASSFYSWFYFPDTGNPGKDGTTVVYCNNDSPQSYEAWYGYSSLPKLQANITAVRNLIWANGLNSVGPYWTQQGAWGWRFDVGADVDCGLTCAPSNDYWEGFRAAVRDSGVTGKSDVITLGEEWGDASGWLLGSEWDSVMNYRFRSAVMSWLFTGCSGNGCTGGTSFDDNDSNGGSSSGSISYISPSQFNARLRSIAEDYPPMALKAMMNLEGSHDTNRIRFLLKKSNNDNDSAAQQRMKELWIFAFTYAGAPTLYYGDEIGLSHDGVFSGGKWEDDPYNRAPFPWPDASGSSYTAVTGLQSFARQMASLRLSYRALQDGDAQHGLIIDDANKLYGFARTNGSQTALIALNRDGAAHTATFTGLNASPYNLPDGTVLVDGLTGSTFTVSGGLVSVTVNPTWGVVLLEQTKVETPSAISGLTVTVPGNDVLLKWTPVTTDTGAGRELPTTYEIHRSTSSSFTPGPGALIASINPSNFGNANNQQTYTDVGAASTAYYYIVLAKNSAGKVSAAHTAVPSWLTITVNVIATEDGYVLESTETSNVGGSISSTATTTRVGDDAADKQYKTILSFDTGTPLPDNATVRSAEVRMQRASVTGTTPFNTHGTLWADIVTGAYSGSNTLQTGDFQAASTTTQVASMSNPASNGQWSSGFLNSTGNAAVNRAGRTQFKIYFNLDDNDDLGSDYMSFNTGNHATSSSRPVLVLYYTVP
- a CDS encoding endo-1,4-beta-xylanase, translating into MRISWKQVLPWLGRGLMLWAMLRMPTVPQPLIVIGEPQTVTTLRPNVCVHTRLTDEVEEWKIQRTLMMVREMGAPWIVEYFPWAYYEGARGDFDFSHADMVVDHAEAQGLTVIARLGLVPAWARPKPGVQETTDTYLDEDHYDDFANYVSKFVERYRGRINHIIIWNEPNLSLEWGYRQVDPAGYVAMLKLAYEAAKAADPEVQVLAGALAPTLEPEGSPWGMNDLLYLQRMYDAGFAEAYDILSVHAYGLGYPPDEPPAPDLLNFRRVELVREIMAKNSDGGKPIMITESGWNDSPRWSRAVRPGARIDYTIGAYAWAEENWPGVQTVCTWAFRFPAPLYTYGDYYAFVTPDFTPRAIYEAVREWTGNEK
- a CDS encoding ABC transporter ATP-binding protein, which gives rise to MSDVTIEVHKLTKKFGDFTAVDGVSFEIGRGEVVGYLGPNGSGKTTTMRMLLGLLQPTAGEAKVLGYDIRKQAESIRPLVGYMSQKFALYEDLTVRENLVFYAGVYGMRPEQYRPRVKEVLALIGLAGRENERAGELSGGWRQRLALGIALIHNPQLLFLDEPTSGVDPSARREFWDLIYTLAEQGATVFVSTHYMDEAEHCGRLGIMYNGKLMAMDTPSALKASQLKGPAWNVLADPLIPALDALTATPGVHRAGLLGDYLHAITLGNAHTAASLQAALAGRGITATVEEAEPTLEDVFVELAGRGASI
- a CDS encoding ABC transporter ATP-binding protein, encoding MTTLVDARGLQKRFGDTKAVDGVSLAVSAGEAYGLVGPDGAGKTTTMRLLVGALRLDSGSVSIGGRDLSKQGEEARAVIGYLAQRFSLYSDLTALENLRFFGEVRGLRGKAFEERAAELFKFVGLAGFEDRLAGNMSGGMKQKLGLATALVHRPQVLLLDEPTGGVDPITRQDFWQLIIRLLTEEGVAVIVSTPYMDEAARCNRLGFMYRGRLLRQGAPRELTAGMNGRVLELTAHPKDKARQVCLADPDVEDALAFGDRFHLRVGQTEGPLARLPGALSQAGVKVDRLRPILPSLEDAFISLLAAQT
- a CDS encoding amidohydrolase; the encoded protein is MLNKAQTLKPRLIELRRTIHRNPELGFDVFKTADLVARTLGELGVECQTGVGKTGVVGYIGDGDGPVVAIRADMDALPILEANEVEYKSQNPGKMHACGHDAHTTMLLGVAMLLAKEKLPGQIRLIFQPSEEIADDEGISGAPRMIDDGAMKGVDSVIALHVDGTLDAGQISVDSGKVSGAVDSFRAWIKGKGGHGAHPNLANDPIWLTTQVLNAMYAVPSRRIDPFQPSVLSLGVIQGGAASNVIPHEIYIEGTLRSMDDTVRERLIDEVKRCLEIARALGGDYKLDIERGYPSMINDAEVVDQIRQASADLLGENGLGKSKRTLGAEDFSYMTRLAPGAMFSLGTKEPGGEPHYVHTPDWDIDEDALPVGTAMLAETALRLLKAKISSQSITHLMEKS